The Halomonas sp. 7T genome contains a region encoding:
- the fabD gene encoding ACP S-malonyltransferase — protein sequence MSQPLALIFPGQGSQQLGMLRELAERYSVVGTTFEEASDALGYDLWKVVQEGPEEALNATACTQPALLSSSIAIWRVWQELEGPRPSVMAGHSLGEYSAMVCAGVMSFAEGVKLVRLRGEAMQQAVPAGEGGMAAILGLEDSAVEAACASAAQGEVVSAVNFNSPGQVVIAGGKSAVERAILACQEAGAKRAMALPVSVPSHCALMRPAAERLSQAMQEIELRAPRYTVIQNVDAQAHADIETLRTRLIEQLYQPVRWSSCVEAMVDQGANVFIECGPGKVLTGLNKRIVRGAKGLAVNDPDSLDAALELAREALADDA from the coding sequence ATGTCTCAACCCCTTGCCCTCATTTTTCCCGGGCAAGGCTCTCAGCAGCTAGGAATGCTGCGAGAGCTGGCCGAGCGCTATAGTGTGGTGGGAACAACATTTGAGGAAGCGTCGGATGCTTTGGGCTACGACTTGTGGAAAGTCGTCCAAGAAGGCCCGGAGGAAGCCCTTAACGCCACTGCCTGCACCCAGCCTGCACTGCTTTCGTCAAGCATCGCTATTTGGCGTGTTTGGCAAGAGCTGGAGGGGCCTCGCCCAAGCGTGATGGCAGGCCATAGCCTAGGTGAATACAGCGCTATGGTATGTGCAGGCGTCATGAGCTTTGCCGAAGGCGTAAAGCTTGTGCGCTTACGCGGTGAGGCCATGCAGCAAGCGGTGCCTGCTGGTGAAGGTGGTATGGCAGCCATACTGGGACTCGAAGATAGTGCAGTTGAGGCCGCCTGCGCTAGCGCAGCTCAAGGTGAAGTGGTTTCTGCCGTAAACTTCAACTCCCCTGGGCAGGTGGTGATTGCGGGCGGTAAAAGTGCCGTTGAGCGTGCCATTCTAGCCTGTCAGGAGGCGGGTGCTAAGCGCGCCATGGCGCTGCCGGTGTCGGTACCTTCCCACTGTGCCTTAATGCGCCCTGCAGCCGAGCGCCTCTCTCAAGCGATGCAAGAGATTGAGCTACGTGCACCGCGCTATACGGTCATCCAAAATGTGGATGCACAGGCGCATGCCGATATTGAAACCTTGCGTACCCGCCTTATTGAACAGCTTTATCAACCGGTACGCTGGTCCTCTTGCGTTGAAGCCATGGTAGATCAAGGGGCGAATGTATTTATTGAGTGTGGCCCTGGTAAAGTGCTCACTGGGCTAAATAAGCGTATTGTGCGGGGAGCGAAGGGCTTAGCCGTCAATGATCCCGATAGCTTGGATGCTGCGTTGGAGCTTGCGCGTGAAGCGTTGGCTGACGACGCGTGA
- the fabG gene encoding 3-oxoacyl-ACP reductase FabG has protein sequence MTQERRVALVTGASRGIGRAIAHELGRQGRIVVGTATSESGAAKIDADLKEHGIDGAGMCLNVTDQASIDHVVKAINDQFGAPTILVNNAGITRDNLLMRMKEDEWDSVMDTNLKSVYRVTKACLRGMTKARFGRIVSISSVVATMGNLGQANYAAAKAGMEGFSRALAREVASRAITVNAVAPGFIATDMTEALPEAQHEMLLKQIPLARLGEPGEIAAAVGFLTSEAAGYITGETLHVNGGMNMR, from the coding sequence ATGACGCAAGAACGTAGAGTTGCGCTAGTCACTGGCGCCAGCAGAGGCATTGGTCGCGCCATTGCGCATGAGCTTGGGCGTCAAGGCCGCATTGTGGTGGGAACCGCGACTAGTGAGTCGGGTGCTGCGAAAATCGACGCGGATCTTAAAGAGCACGGCATTGATGGCGCGGGTATGTGCCTTAATGTTACGGATCAAGCAAGCATTGATCATGTAGTGAAAGCGATCAATGATCAGTTTGGCGCACCTACCATCTTGGTAAATAATGCAGGCATTACGCGCGATAACTTGCTTATGCGCATGAAAGAGGATGAGTGGGATTCTGTAATGGATACCAACCTCAAGTCTGTTTATCGCGTTACTAAAGCCTGCTTGCGCGGTATGACAAAGGCGCGCTTTGGGCGTATCGTGTCGATTAGTTCGGTTGTGGCAACGATGGGCAATTTAGGCCAAGCTAACTATGCGGCTGCTAAAGCAGGCATGGAAGGGTTTAGCCGAGCGTTGGCCAGAGAAGTGGCGTCGCGGGCGATTACCGTTAACGCCGTGGCCCCTGGTTTTATTGCCACCGATATGACAGAGGCGTTGCCCGAAGCGCAGCACGAAATGCTGTTGAAGCAGATTCCTCTCGCTCGCCTTGGCGAGCCTGGAGAAATCGCCGCTGCCGTCGGCTTTTTAACAAGCGAAGCGGCGGGTTACATTACTGGTGAAACGCTGCACGTGAACGGCGGCATGAATATGCGTTGA
- the acpP gene encoding acyl carrier protein produces MSTIEERVKKVVAERLNVKEEDIQNSSSFTEDLGADSLDTVELVMALEEEFDTEIPDEEAEKITTVQEAIDYVNAHQ; encoded by the coding sequence ATGAGTACTATTGAAGAGCGCGTGAAGAAAGTTGTGGCAGAGCGCCTAAACGTTAAAGAAGAAGATATCCAGAATAGCTCTTCTTTCACGGAAGACTTAGGTGCTGACTCCCTCGACACCGTTGAACTGGTGATGGCGTTGGAAGAGGAATTTGATACTGAAATTCCTGATGAAGAAGCCGAAAAAATCACTACGGTTCAAGAAGCTATCGACTACGTAAACGCCCACCAGTAA
- the fabF gene encoding beta-ketoacyl-ACP synthase II has translation MTRRRVVVTGLGLVTPVGNSVNETWANILAGKSGIAPIEHFDTSGFNTRFGGSVKNFDISPYLNPKDARKMDLFIQYGMAAGAQAIQDSGLVCTEENAERIGVAIGSGIGGLPMIENNHNALNKGGARRVSPFFVPGSIINMISGNMAIQHGFKGPNIAITTACTTGTHNIGYSARTIAYGDADVMICGGAEMATTPLGLGGFSAARALSTRNDNPEAASRPWDADRDGFVLSDGAGVMVLEEYEQAKARGATIYAELSGFGMSDDAFHMTAPPEDGRGAALSMSNAIKDANIAPSEVHYINAHGTSTAAGDLAESRAIERVLGSAAQQVAVSSTKSMIGHLLGAAGAVEAIFSVLAIRDQVAPPTINLDNPQEGCNLDYVPHTAREMRIDVALSNSFGFGGTNGSLLFTKV, from the coding sequence ATGACGCGTAGAAGGGTAGTGGTAACTGGGTTAGGCCTGGTGACCCCAGTGGGTAATAGCGTAAATGAGACGTGGGCGAATATTCTCGCAGGCAAAAGCGGCATAGCGCCGATAGAGCACTTTGATACCAGTGGCTTTAACACGCGCTTTGGTGGTTCGGTAAAGAATTTTGATATCAGTCCTTACTTGAACCCCAAAGACGCGCGCAAGATGGATCTGTTCATTCAATACGGTATGGCGGCTGGAGCTCAGGCGATTCAAGACTCAGGGCTTGTATGCACCGAAGAGAATGCTGAGCGTATTGGGGTGGCGATTGGTTCAGGCATCGGTGGGCTTCCGATGATTGAGAATAACCATAATGCGCTGAACAAAGGGGGCGCTCGTCGTGTATCGCCGTTTTTTGTGCCGGGCTCTATTATTAATATGATCTCGGGCAATATGGCGATTCAGCACGGGTTTAAAGGCCCCAATATTGCTATCACGACGGCCTGTACCACCGGTACCCATAATATTGGTTACAGTGCACGCACCATCGCCTATGGCGATGCGGACGTGATGATTTGTGGCGGTGCAGAAATGGCCACTACACCATTGGGTTTAGGAGGGTTCTCGGCCGCACGAGCACTTTCAACGCGAAACGATAATCCCGAAGCGGCTAGCCGCCCCTGGGATGCCGACCGCGATGGGTTTGTGCTATCAGACGGTGCCGGCGTAATGGTGCTTGAAGAGTATGAGCAGGCCAAAGCCCGCGGTGCGACGATTTATGCGGAGCTTTCCGGGTTCGGCATGAGTGATGATGCCTTCCACATGACGGCGCCGCCCGAGGACGGCCGTGGCGCTGCGCTCTCAATGAGCAACGCCATCAAAGATGCCAATATAGCGCCTTCCGAAGTGCACTATATCAATGCTCATGGGACATCAACCGCAGCGGGTGACTTAGCAGAAAGCCGTGCTATTGAGCGCGTGTTGGGTAGCGCTGCGCAACAGGTAGCCGTTAGCTCTACCAAGTCAATGATCGGCCATCTCTTGGGCGCTGCCGGTGCTGTTGAAGCCATTTTCAGCGTTTTAGCGATACGTGACCAAGTGGCTCCCCCGACTATTAATCTGGATAACCCTCAAGAGGGGTGCAATCTTGACTATGTGCCACATACCGCCCGTGAAATGCGTATTGATGTAGCGCTGTCTAACTCATTCGGTTTTGGCGGCACTAACGGTTCGCTGCTGTTTACAAAGGTATAA
- the pabC gene encoding aminodeoxychorismate lyase, translating to MPQVPFDDRGLAYGDGIFETVLMRAGEPVLWPYHYARLAKGCARLNIPLPPPEQLQATWQAAPATELEVLKLILTRGSGGRGYASPDEASPRLLSQRTPFAANAERWQQGVSVRICQLRLGFQPLLAGIKHLNRLENVLARQEWHDGAIAEGLLADADENVVEATSMNVFWQQAGTLFTPSLERCGVAGTLRAALLDKGVVSEASLPLNALPDVERLWVANSVQGVWPVRVLLDESGSVLHAWELAEHDRLQVLGHRLLGYLP from the coding sequence ATGCCCCAGGTGCCGTTTGATGACCGCGGGCTAGCGTATGGTGACGGGATATTTGAAACAGTGCTAATGCGTGCGGGTGAGCCAGTGCTTTGGCCTTATCACTACGCACGCTTGGCGAAGGGGTGTGCGCGCTTAAATATCCCGTTACCTCCCCCTGAGCAGCTCCAGGCTACTTGGCAAGCGGCTCCAGCTACTGAACTGGAAGTGCTTAAGCTGATTCTCACGAGGGGAAGCGGTGGACGTGGTTACGCGTCGCCTGATGAAGCATCGCCGAGGTTACTAAGTCAGCGAACGCCTTTCGCGGCCAACGCTGAACGCTGGCAGCAAGGAGTCAGTGTCCGCATCTGCCAGCTACGTCTGGGCTTCCAGCCTCTGCTGGCGGGTATTAAACACCTAAACCGTTTAGAAAATGTACTGGCGCGCCAGGAGTGGCACGACGGTGCGATTGCGGAAGGGCTGTTGGCTGATGCCGACGAAAACGTGGTGGAAGCCACGAGCATGAATGTTTTTTGGCAGCAGGCAGGGACGCTATTTACTCCCTCGCTTGAGCGCTGTGGTGTGGCGGGGACGCTGCGGGCTGCGCTGTTAGATAAGGGCGTGGTGAGTGAGGCCTCTTTGCCGTTAAACGCTTTGCCTGATGTAGAGCGTTTATGGGTGGCTAACTCTGTACAAGGCGTTTGGCCTGTCCGCGTGCTGCTTGATGAATCAGGTAGCGTGTTGCACGCCTGGGAGCTGGCTGAACATGACCGATTACAAGTGTTAGGGCACCGTTTGCTTGGTTATTTGCCCTAA
- the mltG gene encoding endolytic transglycosylase MltG, translating into MVKRLLAAVGVLIVLGAAAAVGGYVYWQSRLEAPLALDEPTLYQVPAGAGFNQVVGELEAQGVISDAWAFQLMARLEPARVPQLRVGEYQLMPGMSGLEMVALLGSNNVVTYPLTIPEGWSFRQMRELLGAAPKLEQRTAELSDGEVMALLGREDTFPEGWFFPDTYRYHLGMSDVDILRQSLTRMERILEEVWEGRDDDLTIDTPYEALIMASLIERETGAPEERREIAGVFKRRMEQGMRLQTDPTIIYGMGERYEGRITRADIREATAYNTYVIDGLPPTPIAMPGRAALEAAVNPLPGETLYFVSRGDGTHHFSRTLREHNNAVNRYIRNR; encoded by the coding sequence ATGGTGAAACGGTTATTAGCCGCAGTGGGAGTATTGATAGTGCTTGGCGCAGCTGCTGCAGTGGGTGGCTACGTCTATTGGCAAAGCCGTTTAGAGGCGCCATTAGCCCTGGACGAACCTACTCTTTATCAAGTGCCAGCGGGTGCCGGTTTCAATCAGGTGGTGGGGGAATTAGAGGCACAAGGCGTTATCAGTGACGCATGGGCTTTTCAATTAATGGCGCGTTTGGAGCCAGCGCGGGTACCGCAGCTTCGCGTGGGTGAGTATCAGCTGATGCCTGGCATGAGCGGGTTAGAGATGGTCGCATTACTAGGTAGCAATAACGTGGTGACGTATCCGCTGACCATTCCTGAGGGATGGTCATTTCGCCAGATGCGCGAACTTCTTGGTGCGGCGCCCAAGTTAGAGCAGCGCACCGCTGAGTTAAGCGATGGTGAAGTGATGGCGTTACTCGGTCGTGAAGATACTTTTCCTGAAGGCTGGTTCTTCCCCGACACCTATCGCTATCACTTAGGAATGAGTGATGTGGATATTTTGCGCCAGTCGCTAACGCGTATGGAGCGTATCCTAGAAGAAGTATGGGAGGGGCGCGATGATGATCTGACGATTGATACACCCTATGAGGCGCTTATAATGGCCTCCTTAATCGAGCGGGAAACCGGTGCGCCCGAAGAGCGCCGTGAAATTGCCGGGGTTTTTAAACGGCGAATGGAGCAAGGGATGCGTCTGCAAACAGATCCCACCATTATTTACGGTATGGGGGAGCGTTATGAGGGGCGTATCACTCGCGCGGACATACGCGAAGCTACAGCGTATAACACGTATGTGATCGATGGCTTGCCTCCTACACCCATCGCGATGCCTGGACGTGCTGCGCTGGAAGCCGCTGTTAATCCGCTGCCTGGTGAGACGCTCTATTTTGTATCGCGGGGTGACGGCACGCACCATTTCTCGCGCACGCTGCGTGAGCACAATAACGCTGTTAATCGCTATATTCGTAACCGTTAA
- the tmk gene encoding dTMP kinase: MTKRGRFITLEGGEGVGKSTNVAFVEAWLKARGVEVELTREPGGTPRAEAIRELLLDPTQAEPLDSDAELLLMFAARAQHLSQKIVPALERGAWVVCDRFTDATFAYQGGGRGIASSRIAQLEQFVQKGLTPDLTLLLDMSPAAAKTRLEGRFRAQQTQRDRFEQEHESFFNAVRQAYLDRAIAAPERFTIINAEQSLDGVQAALASELEERLTQWR, translated from the coding sequence ATGACCAAGCGTGGACGCTTCATCACGCTAGAGGGTGGAGAGGGAGTAGGCAAATCGACCAACGTAGCGTTTGTAGAGGCCTGGTTAAAAGCGCGCGGGGTGGAGGTGGAGCTAACTCGGGAGCCGGGAGGCACGCCACGAGCCGAAGCGATTCGTGAGCTGCTACTAGACCCTACTCAAGCAGAGCCTCTTGATAGTGATGCCGAGCTATTATTGATGTTTGCTGCCCGCGCACAGCATTTGTCACAAAAAATTGTGCCCGCGCTCGAGCGCGGTGCTTGGGTTGTTTGTGATCGATTCACGGATGCCACCTTTGCCTACCAAGGTGGAGGGCGGGGCATTGCGTCTTCTCGTATTGCTCAATTAGAGCAGTTTGTGCAAAAGGGGCTCACGCCGGATCTCACGCTTTTGCTGGATATGTCCCCTGCAGCGGCAAAAACGCGTTTAGAAGGGCGGTTTCGTGCCCAACAAACTCAGCGTGACCGCTTTGAGCAAGAGCATGAGAGCTTTTTCAATGCCGTAAGGCAAGCCTACTTAGACCGGGCTATAGCAGCACCGGAAAGGTTTACCATCATCAATGCCGAGCAGTCTCTCGACGGTGTGCAGGCGGCACTGGCAAGTGAACTGGAAGAGCGGTTAACACAATGGCGTTAA
- a CDS encoding DNA polymerase III subunit delta' has product MALTGVLPWHHATWQQFVRLANDDRMPHALMISGAHGVGKQQLADALVAKTLCTKPTDQACGQCHSCAMLASGYHPDLLRISPEEGKRQIRIDPIRDVNRFVSQTAQQSGYRVIVISPAEAMNTAAANALLKSLEEPGEKTLFILLSDVPSRTLPTIRSRCQQWPLASVPFDACQAWLTEKLGPDEAYFWWRVAGGLPLLAVELATPDERALRHQIHDCFEQLVRGAEPVSEAARLDRQAIDAILWYGIAWLEDLIRLGLSGETTALHNPDLEPLYRQAVKNARVQDWFRLLDYAREQRRLLAIGANPNPQLVLEAWLVRWSALLRS; this is encoded by the coding sequence ATGGCGTTAACGGGCGTACTGCCCTGGCACCACGCCACTTGGCAGCAGTTCGTTCGCTTAGCGAATGATGATCGCATGCCCCATGCGCTAATGATTAGCGGTGCGCATGGCGTTGGTAAGCAGCAGTTGGCGGATGCCTTGGTGGCAAAAACACTGTGTACTAAACCTACCGACCAAGCCTGCGGACAGTGTCACAGCTGTGCCATGCTGGCGTCGGGGTATCATCCTGATTTGTTGCGTATCTCGCCTGAAGAGGGGAAGCGACAGATACGTATCGACCCGATACGCGACGTTAATCGCTTTGTATCACAAACCGCTCAGCAGAGTGGGTACCGGGTCATTGTGATATCTCCCGCTGAAGCGATGAATACCGCAGCGGCCAACGCGCTACTGAAAAGCTTAGAAGAGCCGGGTGAAAAAACGCTGTTTATCCTGCTCTCGGACGTGCCCTCGCGAACACTGCCTACGATTCGTTCCCGTTGCCAACAATGGCCGTTGGCGAGCGTGCCTTTTGACGCTTGCCAAGCGTGGCTAACTGAAAAACTGGGGCCTGACGAGGCCTATTTTTGGTGGCGAGTCGCCGGCGGATTACCTTTGTTGGCTGTCGAGCTAGCCACCCCCGATGAGCGTGCCTTGCGCCACCAAATCCACGACTGCTTTGAGCAGTTGGTACGCGGTGCCGAGCCCGTTTCTGAGGCGGCAAGGCTTGATCGCCAAGCTATAGATGCCATCTTATGGTACGGTATTGCGTGGTTGGAAGATCTTATCCGCTTAGGCCTATCAGGTGAAACCACGGCGCTGCATAATCCTGATTTGGAGCCACTTTATCGCCAAGCGGTCAAAAATGCTCGGGTACAAGACTGGTTTCGGCTACTGGATTATGCTCGTGAGCAGCGACGCTTGTTGGCCATCGGCGCTAACCCAAACCCACAGCTCGTTCTTGAAGCATGGCTGGTACGCTGGTCGGCGCTGTTGCGCTCATAA
- a CDS encoding PilZ domain-containing protein has protein sequence MAAQKALSLTLPDVPTLLSAYMPFLDRGGIFVPTKTPYALGQEVFLLLTLPGESERLSVTGKVIWVSPEGVSGRRIPGIGVHFSQQDYSVRDRIETLLAGQLDKAPPSFTL, from the coding sequence ATGGCTGCTCAAAAAGCTCTCTCTTTGACATTACCCGATGTGCCGACGCTGTTATCCGCGTATATGCCTTTTCTTGATCGGGGAGGCATTTTTGTGCCCACTAAAACGCCTTATGCCCTTGGTCAAGAAGTATTTTTGTTACTGACGTTGCCTGGGGAGAGCGAGCGGCTTTCGGTAACTGGAAAAGTCATTTGGGTGTCACCGGAAGGGGTTAGCGGGCGCCGGATACCTGGTATTGGGGTGCACTTCAGCCAGCAGGACTATTCGGTGCGCGACCGCATTGAAACATTGCTGGCAGGCCAGTTAGATAAAGCTCCCCCGTCGTTTACGCTGTAA
- a CDS encoding TatD family hydrolase, translating into MFIDSHCHLDRLSEHTHGGDVAATLAAARAANVSQFLAISVTLEELPGLAAIAREHQDVAISAGLHPLHTTPNEPSVDDIVEAAEQYGAVAIGETGLDYHYQDSVPIAVQHERFKRHLLAARELELPVIVHTRDAKQETLALLRDYSNPKVGGVLHCFTEDIEMAREAVRLGFYISLSGIITFRNADSLRDLARQLPLDRLLIETDSPYLAPVPYRGKPNEPAWVVEVAACIAQARGISVDEVAMQTSANFYHLFRAAAPDAPENVKQALAQSGLLVE; encoded by the coding sequence ATGTTTATTGACTCACACTGTCACCTGGACCGCTTATCTGAGCATACCCACGGGGGAGATGTGGCGGCTACCCTAGCGGCTGCCCGTGCTGCCAACGTCAGCCAGTTTCTCGCTATATCGGTGACCTTGGAAGAGTTGCCGGGCTTGGCCGCGATTGCCAGAGAGCACCAGGATGTGGCGATTTCTGCAGGCTTACACCCTCTGCATACAACGCCCAACGAACCGAGCGTTGACGATATTGTAGAGGCCGCTGAGCAGTATGGTGCAGTTGCGATTGGTGAAACGGGGCTTGATTATCACTACCAGGACAGCGTGCCCATTGCTGTTCAGCATGAGCGCTTTAAGCGCCATTTGTTGGCGGCACGCGAATTGGAACTGCCGGTGATTGTCCATACGCGTGATGCCAAGCAAGAAACACTCGCACTGCTGCGCGACTACAGTAATCCCAAGGTGGGCGGAGTATTACACTGCTTCACAGAAGATATCGAGATGGCGCGGGAGGCGGTGCGCTTAGGCTTCTATATTTCGTTATCGGGCATTATTACCTTCCGCAACGCTGATTCGCTTCGGGATTTGGCGCGGCAACTGCCCCTGGACCGCCTCTTAATTGAAACCGATAGTCCCTATTTGGCGCCAGTGCCCTATCGCGGTAAGCCCAATGAGCCTGCGTGGGTGGTTGAAGTGGCTGCATGTATTGCACAGGCACGGGGAATCAGTGTAGATGAGGTGGCGATGCAGACCTCTGCCAATTTTTATCACTTATTCCGTGCTGCTGCGCCCGACGCGCCAGAAAATGTTAAACAGGCACTAGCGCAATCCGGGCTATTGGTAGAGTAA
- a CDS encoding DUF1285 domain-containing protein, with the protein MNIDRLLQHQQGSPTIPPVDKWQPDLSGDIDIVIKTDGTWQHEGQPFARAAIPRLLASLLRRDSDGYCLVTPVERWRVNVEDLPLVAVEADFYDDAWWFTTQFDDVVRLDEDHPLTLSATPEGEVVPEIAVRFGLAARLHRNVYYRLVEQATSHACTNGGMQLRLYSAGNEYLLGELDREMDADDVPSEAP; encoded by the coding sequence ATGAATATTGATCGACTGTTACAGCATCAGCAAGGTTCGCCAACCATACCACCCGTTGACAAGTGGCAGCCGGACCTTTCCGGTGACATTGATATTGTAATTAAGACCGATGGTACCTGGCAGCACGAAGGGCAGCCCTTTGCACGAGCGGCCATACCACGGTTACTGGCAAGCCTATTGCGCCGCGATAGTGACGGCTACTGTTTGGTAACTCCTGTAGAACGGTGGCGGGTAAACGTCGAAGACCTCCCGCTCGTCGCCGTAGAAGCCGATTTCTATGATGATGCTTGGTGGTTTACGACGCAGTTTGACGATGTGGTGCGCCTAGATGAAGATCATCCCCTGACGTTGAGTGCAACCCCTGAGGGCGAGGTTGTGCCTGAGATCGCTGTGCGTTTTGGACTCGCTGCTCGCCTGCACCGTAACGTTTATTATCGGTTGGTTGAGCAGGCAACCTCTCATGCCTGTACAAACGGTGGTATGCAGCTACGCCTTTACAGCGCGGGTAATGAGTACCTGTTAGGAGAGCTGGACAGAGAAATGGATGCCGATGATGTACCCAGCGAGGCGCCGTGA
- a CDS encoding ATP-dependent helicase, producing the protein MKLTAEQQAVVSHSKGHARVAAVAGAGKTTTMAARVLHLLAHDVSPKRILVLMFNRSARDDFQRRLHSMAPKGQPLPDVRTFHSLGHRLTQSLCRWGALAPRRLLSAEWQLERLLRQASLNVLSNAVERRDAALEGDRLEALAHFCGLVKAEMLPAGILYERLNYEPDTDYFPAAFDEAERLLQAEGVMTYADLLYRPLQALEADEALRRRVEGFLDHVIIDEYQDINTAQQRLLAVLAGQNAAVMAVGDANQCIYEWRGARPDTMLENFTATFGKATDYPLSTTFRHGHALALAANHAIMANQRRPDQLCLADVNNPETRLSVGQGSRLLLDALMDWQAQGRALNEASLLVRSWALSVPFQLALLQAGIPFRLLREDRFVFRLPLVQALAGYLKLSRRPELLQDPAHLLLLLSQPTPFVARERLHLLANQLASTQRWPERHEPVLAALKPLQRRTLKKRWALLCELPKLSAWQPAKLLSHVVDTIDAEKTLKRAAARRDKGEEDVRLLDVLIEQAESVQNPDAFIELLERPVENQASGVLISTVHGAKGLEWPLVAVAAVNEEDFPYYSRDNPLNDERLEEERRLFYVAITRAQEQLLMLHDGGVHRPSRFIAESAWQDSMRVAGCLATSRSPEAAVQVSSPSLVKRYLDRLGRQDIELTAPQVQEVNAAYHVTAHYYPGQRLLHAVFGEGEVAAVEGNPSDPVIDVRFAQAGRRRLIARRAPIECLDSPAQPAC; encoded by the coding sequence GTGAAGTTAACAGCTGAACAGCAGGCGGTCGTCTCTCACAGCAAAGGGCACGCAAGGGTTGCCGCTGTGGCCGGGGCAGGTAAAACCACCACAATGGCAGCGCGCGTGCTGCATTTGTTGGCGCATGACGTTTCGCCAAAACGTATTTTAGTACTGATGTTTAACCGCTCTGCCCGAGATGATTTTCAGCGTCGCCTGCACAGCATGGCACCGAAAGGTCAGCCATTGCCGGATGTACGCACTTTTCATTCATTGGGGCACCGGCTAACACAAAGCCTGTGTCGATGGGGAGCCTTGGCGCCCCGGCGTCTACTGTCTGCCGAATGGCAGCTGGAGCGGCTGTTGCGTCAGGCCAGCTTGAACGTGCTGAGTAATGCGGTAGAGCGGCGTGATGCGGCCCTTGAAGGCGATCGCTTGGAAGCGCTAGCGCATTTTTGCGGCTTGGTAAAAGCGGAAATGTTGCCCGCTGGCATACTGTACGAACGCCTTAATTACGAGCCAGATACCGACTATTTTCCCGCGGCGTTTGATGAAGCTGAGCGTCTATTGCAAGCAGAAGGAGTGATGACATATGCCGACTTGCTTTATCGGCCACTTCAAGCGCTTGAAGCGGATGAAGCTCTACGCCGCCGCGTGGAAGGCTTTCTTGATCACGTGATTATTGATGAGTATCAAGATATTAATACTGCCCAGCAGCGCTTGTTGGCGGTGCTAGCCGGGCAAAACGCGGCTGTTATGGCCGTAGGTGATGCCAACCAGTGTATTTATGAGTGGCGCGGTGCGCGCCCTGACACCATGCTGGAAAACTTTACCGCCACGTTTGGTAAAGCGACTGACTATCCACTCTCGACAACTTTTCGACACGGCCATGCGCTGGCGCTAGCGGCTAATCACGCCATTATGGCCAACCAGCGCCGTCCCGATCAGCTCTGCCTAGCGGACGTGAATAACCCTGAAACGCGGCTATCGGTGGGTCAAGGTAGCCGACTGCTGCTGGATGCGCTGATGGACTGGCAAGCCCAAGGCCGCGCGTTGAATGAAGCGAGCCTTTTGGTACGCAGTTGGGCGCTTTCGGTGCCTTTTCAATTAGCTTTGCTGCAGGCGGGCATTCCCTTTCGTTTGCTTCGAGAAGACCGCTTTGTATTTCGACTACCGTTGGTGCAAGCGCTAGCGGGCTATTTAAAACTCTCTCGACGCCCTGAGTTGTTGCAGGATCCTGCGCATTTACTGCTGTTGCTTTCACAACCAACACCGTTTGTGGCCCGTGAACGGCTTCATCTGTTAGCGAATCAGTTGGCCAGTACCCAGCGTTGGCCCGAACGCCACGAGCCAGTGCTTGCGGCGCTTAAGCCGCTGCAGCGCAGGACATTAAAAAAACGCTGGGCGCTGCTATGCGAACTCCCCAAACTCAGCGCATGGCAGCCAGCAAAACTGCTTAGCCATGTGGTAGACACCATCGATGCGGAAAAAACCCTGAAGCGTGCTGCCGCAAGGCGAGACAAAGGCGAAGAGGATGTGCGTCTGCTGGATGTGTTAATTGAGCAGGCTGAGAGCGTTCAAAATCCCGATGCATTTATTGAGCTGCTGGAGCGGCCGGTAGAAAATCAAGCGAGTGGGGTGCTTATAAGCACGGTGCATGGCGCCAAGGGGCTTGAATGGCCGCTGGTAGCGGTGGCGGCGGTCAATGAAGAGGATTTTCCCTATTACAGCCGAGATAACCCGTTGAACGATGAGCGATTAGAGGAGGAGCGACGGCTTTTTTATGTCGCTATTACTCGCGCCCAAGAGCAACTGTTAATGCTTCATGATGGCGGCGTTCACCGCCCCAGTCGCTTTATTGCTGAAAGTGCCTGGCAAGACAGTATGCGTGTAGCGGGTTGTTTGGCAACGTCGCGTTCGCCGGAGGCGGCTGTTCAGGTGTCATCGCCTAGCTTGGTGAAGCGCTATCTGGACCGGCTGGGCAGGCAAGATATAGAATTAACCGCCCCTCAGGTTCAGGAGGTGAATGCGGCGTATCACGTAACGGCGCATTACTATCCAGGCCAGCGACTGCTGCATGCCGTGTTCGGAGAGGGGGAAGTGGCGGCTGTGGAAGGTAATCCATCAGACCCGGTGATTGATGTTCGATTTGCGCAAGCAGGGAGGCGACGCTTGATTGCCCGACGTGCGCCGATTGAGTGTTTGGATTCACCTGCCCAACCGGCATGCTAG